TTTAGTAATTATTGCCGGGCGGCCCTCGATGGGTAAAACGGCGATTTCGCTCCAAATTGCCAAACGAATTGCTGAAATTCATAAATTAGGGGTCGCGGTTTTCAGCTTAGAAATGTCTAAGGAGCAACTCATTCAACGGCTCTTGGCTAGTGAAGCGCGCATTGACAGTAACTATTTACGGGCCGGGCGGATCAGTCAACATCAATGGGAACCTCTGAGTCGCGCCATTGGTACTCTTTCCCAGCTTTCAATCTATATAGACGATTCGCCTAATCCTGGTTTGGGAGAAATTCGCTCTAATGCCCGCCGCCTCCAAGCTGAACATCCAGGGGGCCTGGGCCTAATTTTGGTGGATTATTTACAACTGATGGGCAGTGATGATGGCAATGAAGGACGCGTCCAGGAGTTATCAAAAATTACCCGTTCCCTCAAGGGCCTGGCGCGGGAGTTGAATGTGCCGGTGATTGCCCTGTCGCAGTTAAGTCGGGGGGTGGAAGCACGGCAAAACAAACGTCCGTTGATGTCAGATTTACGCGAATCGGGTTCCATCGAACAGGATGCGGACTTAGTGATATTGCTATACCGTGATGAATACTACAATCCTGACACGCCGGATCGAGGGGTTTGCGAATTAATTTTAGCCAAGCACCGGAATGGGCCTGTGGGAACCGTCAAGCTTTTGTTTGATCCGCAATTTACTCGGTTTGAGAACCTAGCTCGGGATCGCTAATCCCCTTCCTTACCGTAATGGAATGCCCCTAAAACACGAGCCTTGTACAGTCAGGCTTAGACATCTTTGTACTCTTCTAAGAACACCAGAAAATCTTTCAGGGCTGTTTGGGTTTGTTGACTGGGTTCGAGTTGATTCCGTATTTGGAGAATAATAAATTGATTTTGGATTCTAGCCCAGCGAGCCGCGCGTTCTCGTTCTTCGTCTGCCAATAAACCCCGTATCGTTTCTGCGCTCAGGCTGGTTTGCAGCAGCATGCGCGTTCTCGTTCTTCGTCTGCCAATAAACCCCGTCTAATCTCTCGTTCTCGAGCTTCAATTTCATGGTTTCTTGCCGCAATCGCTTGGTCTCGGCTTCGATTTCCACTGTTCCACCCAAGGCCGAAATTAACCAGGAGAGATGTTGTCCCAGCAATGAATGCCACGAAACTCCAGTCGAGGAGGGTGAGGCTAAACCAAGGGAGTGGGACTGTTCTGGCGTTTTTTTCCCGCCCCAGTCCTAGGAGTGACCCACGGTCTTGCCATCAATGGTGATGATGTCTTCGCTCCGCAAATGACGGCGCAGATGGTTAACCCAATAATCTCCAGAAGCTGATGCTCTAATAGATTCAAGGCTCTTGGGTCTTCTAGACTCTGGAAGTGCTCTTGCAAGATTGAACCCGATTCCGTAACCGGAGTCATAGCTAGTTTGATAACTCTACCCTCCCATCTTTACTTCTCTGAGTATGTGTTTGCCCTAGACCAAAACCTGGATAGCCTTGACCTCGAGGCTCTTTTGAAGTTACCCAGAGAGTCACTGGGCTTTCAATATGCCAATATGCTGACCCAAGGGGGATTCAACGCGGATTTCTTCCCGCGGGTTCCCACGGATGATGTGCTGGATTACATTCGCTTACGAGTCCGGCAAACCCATGACATTTGGCACGTGGTAACGGGTTTTGGCACAGATGAGGCCGGGGAGATTGCCATTCAAGCCTTTGGCCTGGCCCAGATGCATTATCCCAGTGCCGTTTTGATTATCGTGTCAGGCATCATGGCTGCCATTAAGCACCCAGATCAGTTGAACATGACTGTCGAAAAGGTTTATCAGGGGTATCAACTGGGACAGAATGCCGGGCCATTTTGGGGGCAAAAGTGGGAGTTGGCCTGGGAAAAACCTGTTACTGACTGGCGGGCAGAATTAAAAGTCGCTCCAAGCGGCAGTTAGACACTCAGGCGGGAACAGCGGCATAGACATCTACAGCGGGGGGGTGATGGGGTGGTGCATGGCGATCTAAGTTGTCCTCAATCACCGTCCGACCTTCTTGGATCATGTAGTCAAAAAAGGCCTGGGCCACCACAGATAGCTGTTTTCCGGCCGGATACACCACTTGCCAATGGCGTTGAATCGGGAAATGCTCCACATCTAGGATGGTAAATTGTCCAGAGTCTCCATCCAAGGCCAAGCAATGACGGGACATCACCGAAATTCCCAGGCCTCCCGCGATGGCTTGTTTAATGGCTTCACTACTGCCCAACTCCAGACGGACTTGAATTTCAATTCCATGCTCGGCAAATAACCGTTCAATGGCCTGGCGCGTTCCTGATCCTACCTCTCGCATGATAAAAGCCTCACCGTTGAGTTCTTGGATGGGGATATTTTGCCGGCCAGCCAAACGATGGGAACTGGGAGCCAAGACAACGAGGGGATTATCCAAAAAGTTATGCTGATCAACATCAATATTTTCCGGGGTGTGGCTGGGAATGTAGAGATCATCCAGATTATCCCGGAGACGTTCCACCACTTGCTCATGGTTGGTGACGATTAGGGAAACATCAACGCCCGGATAGCGATGACAGAAGGGACCTAACAGCCGGGGAATCACATATTTGGCAGTGGTGATCACAGACAGACGCAGATGCCCTTGCTTGAGACCTTTCAGATTTGCGATGGCCATGTCAAAGCGATCCAGCCGTTCAAAAATATCCTGACAAGTGGCGAGGAGTTCTTTACCGGCTTCGGTCAAATAAAGTCGTTTACCCACTTGCTCAAACAGGGTCAGCCCCACCGCCCGCGTGAGTTGTTTCATCTGAATGGATACAGTCGGCTGGGTTAAAAAAAGCTCTTCTGCAGCTCGGGTAAAACTGCCATGACGGGCGGTGACTTCAAAAACTTTCAGTTGGTGCAGGGTGGCTTGCTTCACACCTAAATTCTCCTTGGAAGAGATATATCACGACTTCACATAGACTAAATTCTATCAAACAAAAGGCTGCTATTTAGCTTTTCGAGTAAAAGTCGGCTCAGGGTCATACGGATATTACGGCTAGGCACACCTCAACCAAATAGTGCTGAAGGGATTTTGCGTTTGGGATTAAGAGTTGTTCAGAACAGTTTGTGTAGGATGATATGGTCATTCCAAGCCGGAGTGGGACACTGGGAATATATCAGGCGATCAATTCAAGCGTTGTGCCTATTCTCTCACTACCTGCATGAGCAACAGTCTAGATTTACGACAACGAGTTAGCTCCTATATTCAACAGAGGGAACTGGCGATACTTGCCTGACGGCTTCGCATAGTCGTTGATCTACCAGAAGATAGAGCAGGATTTTAACGCCCTTAAGTGAGCCAGAATGTACGCCGAATTAGAAACCCCGATTGATGAGATTATCCGAAACTGTTGTGCTGCCTAATGTCCCATTCTTTATCGAAATGACTATAAATAGCCTGAAAGATTTGTACATCATCCCTGCTAGAAATGCTAAAGTCTCTTGCTCAAGTAGTTGACATCCTCCCCGCCCTGTAGCGTGCGTGCGAAGTAGTGCCGGGCTTGTACCCAAGAATTTCTGGTCACTGAGAAGCTGCATGGGTTTGATCCAGGCTTAAAAATACCCGCCCAATCACCTCCTCAATGGGTGGATCCGTAATGGTCAGGTCACAAACATCCAGTTGAGCCAAAATTTTACTGACGGTTTCGGTGAGGTGTTCTCGGCGGACAATTAAGCGCACATCCCGTTCCTGAACCGCTTCAATATCCCCAAATTGTTGTAATTCACTGGCTGGGACAGATTGATTGAGTTCCAGCTTGACTTGGCGATAGGGGGAAAATTTATCTAAAAGGTCATCCAACTGCCCATCATAAATTAACTCACCCTGATGGATCAGCAAGACCCGTTCACAGAGGGCCGTAATGTCTGCCATGTAGTGACTGGTGAGGAGAATCGTGGCCTGGAAATGTTCGTTATAGGTTTTTAGGAAGGCGCGCACACTCATTTGGGCATTCACATCCAGGCCGAGGGTTGGCTCATCTAAAAATAGGATTTGGGGGCGATGGAGCAGGGCCGCCAAGAGTTCAGCTTTCATCCGTTCCCCCAAGGATAACTTCCGCACTGGCTGTCGGAGTTTGTCCCCTAAATCCAGCATTTCGGCCAGTTCACCAACCCGTTGCAGACATTCGCGCTCTGACAATTCATAGACCGCGGCATTAATTCGTAATGAGTCCCAGGCCGGGAGATCCCAAATTAACTGCTGTTTTTGCCCCATGACCAACGTAATTTGCTTCAGAAAACTGGGGCGGCGTTGATAGGGAATTTGTCCCGCCACAGTCAAATGTCCAGCGGTGGGATGAATCAGGCCCGTAAGCATCTTCAGGGTCGTGGTTTTGCCTGCACCATTGGGGCCCAAAAAACCCACCACTTCCCCCGGCCGGATCTCAAAACTGACATCTTGAACTGCTGGAATTTGCCGATATTTGCGCCGCCAAAAATGATCTAGAGTCCCCTTCAGACCCGAGGCTTTATCCGAGACTGTATAGACTTTAGACAAGGCCTGACATTGAATAATGGTCACGGTACACCTATGGCATTTGGTTTGGCATCTGGCCTTAAGAACAGCGAGTTATTTTTTGACAGAAAGGGAATTTAATAGGCCCTGGCAGGCATCTGTGAGTAAATCCAACACCAGTTCAAAGCCGTGCTTACCGCCATAGTAGGGGTCGGGAACCTCCTGAAGGTCCGAGGTTTGGCAATAGTCACACATCAATTTAATTTTGTCCTGATATTTTTGATGAGGATCAAGACGGCAAATATCCGCGAGGTTATCTTTATCCATTGCTAAAATCAAATCAAATTTCTCTAAATCTTCCGGGTGCAGTTGCCTGGCCTGGCTCTCCAGATGAATTCCCCTTTGTCTAGCCATCATCATCATCCGGGAGTCGGGGAGTTCGCCAATGTGATAGTTACTGGTACCCGCAGAGTCACAGAAAATCTCCTGACCTAAGCCTGCCTCCTGGACTAAATGCTTCATGATGCCTTCTGCAGCCGGGGAGCGACAAATATTACCCAGACAGACAAAGAGCAGTTTTTTCGTCATCAGAGCCTCCAATCAAGGGGAATTTCCCCGTTTATTGTCTCAAATTTGTTCACTCTCGATCCCCTCGACTCACTGCCAGGGCCTGGAACGAGATATTAAGGCGGCCGCTCACTGTTCAAGCTCAATGGCGGTTTTGCTGATCACAAGTCCTATGCAACCACTGCGGCTAAGACAAGTATCTCAGCACCAAACCTACTAAAGAATATAGCAAACAGTAATGATTTGTGAGATTGGGGTTATATTTATTTTTCATGAAAATTTTGATTTGAGTCTAGTCCCACTGAAGGGCTGCCCCTTGCCTAAGCCGGTGATAATCAATCATTCTCACAAATGAAGACAGACTGCTATATAATTTTTTAATAGCTGCTTTTGGCATAAGTAGTCATTACCTCATTTTCACTACCGTGTTTTGTATGACGTTAGTCTAGATGCTAAACATTCCGATTGTTATATTTGTTTTTAATCGACCTCAATCTACAAAAAGACTTATTGACTGTTTACGTTCTGTTAAACCTACTATATTATTTATAGTTGCAGACAAAGCCCGTTCTATCCATTCAAAAGAAATAGATCAATGTCAAAAAGTCCGAGCCATTATTGAAACTATTGATTGGCCCTGTGAAGTTGTCAAGAACTATGCTGATCATCACTTGGGGTGTGGTTATTGCATTTCAAAAGGAATCAATTGGGTGTTTACACAAGTTGAAGAAGCTATTTTCCTTGAGGATGATTGCTTGCCTGTGCCAAGTTTTTTCCAGTTCTGTTCAGAACTTTTAGGACGATATCGAGAGGATCATAGGGTTACTCAAATTTGTGGTACAAATCCACTAGGAGAATGGAAATCAAATGAACAGAGTTATTACTTTTCTCTTTATGGAAGTGCCTGGGGGTGGGCTACTTGGAAGCGGGCCTGGAAATATTATGACCATGGAATATCAGCATACTCACAATCAAATGTTCTGCAATCAATTGCTCAGTTAATTGACCATCCAGAAGAATTTCAGCATTTTCAAAAAGGGTGTGTGTTTGCTCTCCAGAATCTCAGCCATTGTTGGGATTATCAATGGTCATTTGCACAACTATCGCAGGGAGGATTATCAGTAGTTCCATCTCGA
Above is a genomic segment from Pseudocalidococcus azoricus BACA0444 containing:
- a CDS encoding low molecular weight protein-tyrosine-phosphatase, giving the protein MTKKLLFVCLGNICRSPAAEGIMKHLVQEAGLGQEIFCDSAGTSNYHIGELPDSRMMMMARQRGIHLESQARQLHPEDLEKFDLILAMDKDNLADICRLDPHQKYQDKIKLMCDYCQTSDLQEVPDPYYGGKHGFELVLDLLTDACQGLLNSLSVKK
- a CDS encoding Coq4 family protein; the protein is MITLPSHLYFSEYVFALDQNLDSLDLEALLKLPRESLGFQYANMLTQGGFNADFFPRVPTDDVLDYIRLRVRQTHDIWHVVTGFGTDEAGEIAIQAFGLAQMHYPSAVLIIVSGIMAAIKHPDQLNMTVEKVYQGYQLGQNAGPFWGQKWELAWEKPVTDWRAELKVAPSGS
- a CDS encoding ABC transporter ATP-binding protein is translated as MTIIQCQALSKVYTVSDKASGLKGTLDHFWRRKYRQIPAVQDVSFEIRPGEVVGFLGPNGAGKTTTLKMLTGLIHPTAGHLTVAGQIPYQRRPSFLKQITLVMGQKQQLIWDLPAWDSLRINAAVYELSERECLQRVGELAEMLDLGDKLRQPVRKLSLGERMKAELLAALLHRPQILFLDEPTLGLDVNAQMSVRAFLKTYNEHFQATILLTSHYMADITALCERVLLIHQGELIYDGQLDDLLDKFSPYRQVKLELNQSVPASELQQFGDIEAVQERDVRLIVRREHLTETVSKILAQLDVCDLTITDPPIEEVIGRVFLSLDQTHAASQ
- a CDS encoding transposase family protein, whose amino-acid sequence is MTPVTESGSILQEHFQSLEDPRALNLLEHQLLEIIGLTICAVICGAKTSSPLMARPWVTPRTGAGKKRQNSPTPLV
- the dnaB gene encoding replicative DNA helicase, yielding MVQEPSFRPDFSPIPPQNLEAEESILGGILLDPEAISRIADLLPVDAFYLSAHRDIYRAALTLHARGSPTDLLCLTAWLQDQGLLEKVGGQNKLAELVDRTVSAVNIDQYAGLVKDKYLRRKLIQSANDIAQAAYDTSTRLDTILDQAEQQIFSVTQDRVQQGLVATEEILASAFAELEQRSIGNILPGLSCNFYDLDNLTQGFQRSDLVIIAGRPSMGKTAISLQIAKRIAEIHKLGVAVFSLEMSKEQLIQRLLASEARIDSNYLRAGRISQHQWEPLSRAIGTLSQLSIYIDDSPNPGLGEIRSNARRLQAEHPGGLGLILVDYLQLMGSDDGNEGRVQELSKITRSLKGLARELNVPVIALSQLSRGVEARQNKRPLMSDLRESGSIEQDADLVILLYRDEYYNPDTPDRGVCELILAKHRNGPVGTVKLLFDPQFTRFENLARDR
- a CDS encoding LysR family transcriptional regulator, giving the protein MKQATLHQLKVFEVTARHGSFTRAAEELFLTQPTVSIQMKQLTRAVGLTLFEQVGKRLYLTEAGKELLATCQDIFERLDRFDMAIANLKGLKQGHLRLSVITTAKYVIPRLLGPFCHRYPGVDVSLIVTNHEQVVERLRDNLDDLYIPSHTPENIDVDQHNFLDNPLVVLAPSSHRLAGRQNIPIQELNGEAFIMREVGSGTRQAIERLFAEHGIEIQVRLELGSSEAIKQAIAGGLGISVMSRHCLALDGDSGQFTILDVEHFPIQRHWQVVYPAGKQLSVVAQAFFDYMIQEGRTVIEDNLDRHAPPHHPPAVDVYAAVPA